Proteins found in one Neofelis nebulosa isolate mNeoNeb1 chromosome 3, mNeoNeb1.pri, whole genome shotgun sequence genomic segment:
- the LETM2 gene encoding LETM1 domain-containing protein LETM2, mitochondrial isoform X5 — MAFYSYNTILAIARTRFPSHFVHLTSSYSPSFAFLHLPDSHLKKTYMKDYGSKKYSCPNQSGSKVLHLRTRIIQKLHTSTCWLQDVPGKPQPEQTPKKPQVTNPEPTKGTGMKIKEEKQSYRQKIMGELKYYYNGFYLLWIDTKVAARMVWRLLHGQVLTRRERRRLLRTCADFFRLVPFMVFLIVPFMEFLLPAFLKFFPEMLPSTFESESKK, encoded by the exons ATGGCTTTCTACAGTTATAATACAATCTTAGCTATTGCCCGAACAAG ATTCCCTAGCCATTTTGTCCATCTCACCAGCTCTTACTCCccatcatttgcatttcttcacTTGCCAGATTcccatttaaagaaaacatatatgaAGGACTATGGAAGCAAGAAGTACTCCTGTCCTAATCAGTCAGGCAGTAAAGTACTGCACTTACGAACTAGAATAATACAAAAGCTACACACATCAACTTGCTGGCTACAAGACGTCCCTGGTAAACCTCAGCCGGAGCAAACCCCAAAAAAGCCACAGGTGACAAACCCTGAGCCCACGAAAGGAACTGGCAtgaagattaaagaagaaaagcaatctTATAGACAAAAAATTATGGGTGAACTTAAATATTATTACaatggattttatttactttggattGACACCAAAGTTGCTGCCCGGATGGTTTGGAGGCTATTGCATGGACAGGTGCTGACCAGACGAGAGAGACGAAGG CTCTTGAGAACTTGTGCTGATTTCTTCCGCCTGGTTCCATTTATGGTGTTCCTCATTGTACCCTTCATGGAATTCTTATTACCAGCATTTCTGAAATTCTTCCCAGAGATGTTGCCATCAACTTTTGAAAGTGAATCCAAAAAG